A single genomic interval of Psychroserpens sp. NJDZ02 harbors:
- the budA gene encoding acetolactate decarboxylase: MKKLILLFSLALLASCGNETKKEATSTSEEGHGHSHSQVTDEHGLAPHTENTIHQYAPTVALLNSIYEGNITPQQMVQQGNIGIGTVNHLAGELVAVDGVVYTIDAEGGIAEAPEDLESPNMTMINFQPKQTVTVENIESYEDLTRELQKYSTSKNSFYAYRIKGEFKHLKMASAHKVENEDVSLFEYLDTRVMYTRDNIKGTLVGLFTPDYLGNIVIPGMHFHFLSDDIKLGGHLEDIKFDKLSIEIQEVNQVNLQLPETEKFRNKDLKQGAAPKATAKQNGK, translated from the coding sequence ATGAAAAAACTAATACTACTATTTTCGTTGGCGCTTTTAGCAAGCTGCGGAAATGAGACTAAAAAAGAAGCAACGTCAACTTCGGAAGAAGGACACGGACATTCACATTCTCAAGTTACGGACGAACACGGTTTGGCGCCTCATACCGAAAATACCATTCACCAATATGCACCAACGGTTGCCTTATTAAATAGTATCTACGAAGGTAATATTACGCCGCAACAAATGGTACAACAGGGTAACATTGGTATTGGAACCGTAAATCATTTGGCTGGCGAATTGGTTGCTGTAGACGGAGTGGTCTACACGATTGATGCCGAAGGCGGAATAGCAGAAGCACCGGAAGATTTAGAATCACCAAATATGACGATGATAAATTTTCAGCCGAAACAAACCGTAACTGTTGAAAATATTGAGTCGTATGAAGATTTAACTAGAGAACTTCAAAAATATTCAACCTCTAAAAATAGCTTTTACGCGTATAGAATTAAAGGTGAATTTAAGCACTTAAAAATGGCTTCTGCCCATAAAGTAGAGAATGAAGATGTGTCTTTATTTGAATATTTAGATACACGTGTAATGTATACTAGAGACAACATTAAGGGGACTTTGGTTGGCTTATTTACACCAGATTATTTAGGAAACATCGTAATTCCTGGAATGCATTTTCACTTCTTATCAGACGACATTAAACTTGGCGGACATTTAGAAGACATCAAATTTGATAAACTGTCTATTGAAATTCAAGAAGTAAACCAAGTTAATTTACAACTTCCAGAAACAGAAAAATTCAGGAATAAAGATTTAAAACAAGGTGCAGCACCAAAGGCTACAGCTAAACAAAACGGAAAATAA
- a CDS encoding carboxymuconolactone decarboxylase family protein, whose amino-acid sequence MKKHIILVLALFFSFTTIAQNTKEDNYKTGVKIVNEVNGDGASKGLEAAFKSVSPDMADYIIRYGFGEIYNRPGLDFKTKELLIIASLTTQANAKSQLKSHMKAALNLGVTPDEISETMILLSLYTGFPAANNGVFALKEVLDETNYATSSKINSTDQLIKNWELEGFAMPESIVASPTEDWLYVSNVNQNEKGYISRITKAGKVDNYKWVTGLNNPAGLVLYQDKLYVGDGKELHIIDVKKGKLINSFTSTDVVSLNDVVVSKTGQVFISDIAGGKIFTLENNKLIVWFQTPEIKHPNGIFIQDDNLIIADFGAELSLELTPDKYGSLYKVNLKDKTATMIKSGYQLGALDGLAVVKDGFLVTGGTVSDLFFINDNAKKLIGTFPKGLADISILGNTLYAPILFSNKIEAFSVPNNLVSSETIDDNWHRIKTKEEYLKLAADNFYGDKEGTSVATHDGQIFGVFGGKILTGTWDWKDAFFTRTSKIGDLDLGYDEIVIEVNATQMRLTLKQGKGATVVYDKKYGASFLIKSQNIKKGTKVQSKGAFLPLLNYKTFIDL is encoded by the coding sequence ATGAAAAAGCACATAATATTAGTTTTAGCATTGTTTTTTTCTTTTACAACTATTGCGCAAAACACAAAAGAAGACAACTATAAAACAGGTGTAAAAATTGTAAACGAGGTAAATGGCGATGGCGCTTCAAAAGGTTTGGAAGCCGCTTTTAAAAGCGTGTCTCCAGATATGGCAGATTATATTATTCGCTATGGTTTTGGTGAAATTTACAACAGACCAGGTTTAGATTTTAAGACAAAAGAATTATTAATAATTGCTAGTCTTACTACACAAGCCAATGCAAAATCGCAATTAAAGTCGCATATGAAAGCTGCACTAAACCTTGGTGTAACTCCAGATGAGATTTCTGAAACGATGATTTTGTTGAGTCTCTATACTGGTTTTCCAGCTGCTAACAATGGGGTTTTTGCTTTGAAAGAAGTTTTAGATGAAACTAATTATGCTACCTCTTCTAAAATAAATTCTACGGATCAATTAATTAAAAACTGGGAATTAGAGGGTTTTGCTATGCCAGAATCTATAGTAGCTTCTCCAACTGAAGATTGGTTGTATGTTTCTAACGTAAATCAGAATGAAAAAGGATATATAAGCCGAATTACAAAAGCTGGTAAAGTAGATAATTATAAATGGGTTACAGGTTTAAATAACCCTGCTGGTTTAGTTTTATACCAAGACAAATTGTATGTAGGTGATGGTAAGGAACTTCATATAATTGATGTAAAAAAAGGTAAGCTGATAAATAGCTTTACATCAACAGATGTGGTTTCATTAAATGATGTTGTAGTTTCTAAAACTGGACAGGTTTTTATCTCTGATATTGCAGGCGGAAAAATTTTCACTTTAGAAAATAACAAACTAATAGTTTGGTTTCAAACACCAGAAATTAAGCATCCAAACGGAATTTTCATCCAAGATGATAATTTAATTATAGCTGATTTTGGTGCAGAATTATCATTAGAGTTAACTCCAGATAAGTATGGTAGTTTATATAAAGTCAACCTAAAAGACAAAACAGCTACGATGATTAAAAGTGGCTATCAATTAGGTGCTTTAGATGGTTTAGCAGTAGTTAAAGATGGATTTTTAGTTACAGGTGGTACGGTTAGCGATTTGTTTTTTATTAACGATAATGCCAAAAAGTTAATTGGAACTTTTCCAAAAGGTTTAGCAGATATAAGTATTCTAGGCAATACACTATACGCTCCAATTCTCTTTAGTAATAAAATTGAAGCTTTTTCAGTTCCAAATAATTTGGTTTCTAGCGAGACTATTGATGATAACTGGCATCGAATTAAAACAAAAGAGGAGTATTTAAAATTAGCTGCCGATAATTTTTATGGTGATAAAGAGGGTACATCAGTAGCTACTCACGACGGACAAATATTTGGAGTCTTTGGCGGAAAAATACTAACAGGAACTTGGGATTGGAAAGATGCTTTCTTTACTCGTACAAGTAAAATTGGCGATTTGGATTTGGGTTATGACGAAATTGTAATCGAAGTAAATGCTACACAGATGCGATTGACCTTAAAACAAGGTAAAGGGGCGACTGTAGTCTACGATAAAAAGTATGGAGCCTCTTTCTTAATAAAATCACAAAACATCAAGAAGGGCACAAAAGTACAGTCCAAGGGAGCATTTTTACCATTACTAAATTATAAGACATTTATAGATTTATAG
- a CDS encoding LysR family transcriptional regulator — protein sequence MVNLEWYRTFKEVYENGTLTKASIALYSSQPGVSVHLNALEVYVGKKLFERTSRKMIPTEDGKFLYEYIIESLNKLEIAEQHFKRTTQETNPSINIGMCSEMFQLIIEPEIPKLDFDLVARFGAHTDLIKDLNNGILDLVITPKKQNDKKSLVEYVPFSKERIILIAGNKTDTTEIKKHIEANNMNALEAELLKNSWYSSSNEMEHFRRFWFENFNKKPSFKPNYILPNITSIIRCLSNENGLALVPDFLCQKEISNKEINLVWEGKVKTENTLYFASRTDLKYKKELEVLRNIFTAKMK from the coding sequence ATGGTCAATTTAGAATGGTATAGAACATTTAAAGAAGTATATGAAAACGGCACTTTAACTAAAGCGTCAATTGCTTTATATTCATCTCAACCTGGTGTTAGCGTGCATTTGAATGCCTTAGAAGTCTATGTTGGAAAAAAATTATTTGAACGCACTTCCAGAAAAATGATTCCTACGGAGGATGGAAAATTTTTATACGAATACATTATAGAATCGCTGAACAAGTTGGAAATTGCCGAACAGCATTTTAAAAGAACAACTCAAGAAACAAATCCTTCTATAAATATTGGTATGTGTTCTGAGATGTTCCAACTGATTATTGAACCCGAAATTCCGAAGTTGGATTTTGACCTAGTGGCACGATTTGGTGCGCATACCGATTTAATAAAAGACTTGAATAATGGCATTTTAGATTTAGTGATTACGCCCAAAAAACAAAATGATAAAAAATCGCTGGTGGAGTATGTCCCTTTTTCGAAAGAAAGAATTATTCTCATTGCAGGAAATAAAACGGATACGACCGAGATAAAAAAGCACATCGAAGCTAATAATATGAATGCCTTAGAAGCAGAATTATTGAAAAATAGTTGGTATAGTTCCTCCAACGAAATGGAGCATTTTAGACGTTTTTGGTTTGAGAATTTCAATAAAAAACCTTCTTTTAAACCCAACTATATTTTGCCTAATATCACTTCTATCATTCGATGTTTATCTAATGAAAACGGATTGGCATTAGTGCCTGATTTTCTATGTCAAAAGGAGATTTCGAATAAAGAGATCAATTTAGTTTGGGAAGGAAAAGTAAAAACCGAAAACACCTTGTATTTTGCCTCAAGAACAGATTTGAAATACAAGAAAGAACTAGAGGTGCTTCGAAATATATTTACAGCAAAGATGAAGTAA
- a CDS encoding winged helix-turn-helix transcriptional regulator yields MDRKELFEKKPKIKINDKISFCPTSAAMQLIGGKWKSVILTHLTSNKKRYNELRKEIPGITERTLSLQLKQLEADGIVSRKVYTKKPPLKVEYTLTEFGQTLTPILNLITEWGLFAAETKGEFLFEEVK; encoded by the coding sequence ATGGATAGAAAAGAACTATTTGAAAAGAAACCAAAAATTAAGATCAACGATAAAATATCCTTTTGCCCAACAAGCGCAGCTATGCAACTTATTGGCGGAAAATGGAAGAGTGTTATACTTACACATTTAACTAGTAATAAGAAGCGGTATAACGAGTTACGTAAAGAAATACCGGGTATTACAGAACGCACCCTAAGTTTGCAATTGAAACAACTAGAAGCTGATGGTATTGTAAGCAGAAAAGTTTATACTAAAAAACCACCTTTAAAAGTAGAATACACGCTAACTGAGTTTGGACAAACTCTTACTCCTATTTTAAATCTAATTACGGAATGGGGCTTATTTGCTGCAGAAACTAAAGGCGAGTTTTTGTTTGAAGAGGTTAAATAA
- a CDS encoding DEAD/DEAH box helicase, with product MTQRNSLYKVIGEENNGCVVSIPTSSGKTRIAEIAILDSISKNKGSKVLYIAPFRSLAYEIENSLDEIFHSIGISVSHLYGGSLFSKLDEKVIDESDVIIATPEKAKAMLRGNNEILNQIKLVVIDEGHLLGADKRLIVNEIFYEELRYFIKQNTGRFLLLSAVLPNAEDLAEWLTDSKENVFKENWRPSDERLGVLQWNGSSVDLNWKSIDTERNSFNPKFIQSIEQPLIGRQTRKRYFPETKNQAIASTAYKLRTFGPVLIFVGQKRSVFTIAREYDKCLVDETAFVFKNQNDWSAFELACIESYGKDSEWLNFARKGILCHNADLLSDVRLPLERLMSKEKPRVIIATSTLGQGVNLGVSTVIFSTLYQAGNLITSRDFWNIAGRAGRAFVDHEGKILVALDTVNKKLRKINWERNLIFDYFDKAKIDNAQSGCLELIKYLKREAESNDISFVKLIELLADNNISEIKSDSEETNNLLDWIDDGLLSLHDINSLDNNDYEWTDDYFRNSLAYIQAEQSEDITGEQVIQFLKARTKGIVAKVGEDRTKWKSIIKSGIPLNSDLQIEEKLELLISITREYLAGENNIDNKINLLKNIENEINDINVLSEEFIESVNQDEIREKWLKAIPLSEIAPLEQATSIVTKYYSYSLPWVLNGISKKLKNKELDIESETIEELSILVELGLPNLVSVKIYQSGIRSRSSAYEISGLYDNELWDKSIKFYKNDLINSLEEYKDLISEGAFKWLVLLSKFSKREISILQTVHNFTFPDKHKITTRLFAKKINGIQYLASPDYKLIEDINTSEIDFSSVNDVDGVFFDYDESDGLWKMINLNPYLKFEE from the coding sequence ATAACTCAACGTAATTCATTATATAAAGTAATTGGCGAAGAAAATAATGGATGCGTGGTAAGTATACCAACAAGTAGCGGAAAAACAAGAATTGCCGAAATAGCAATATTAGACTCTATTTCAAAAAACAAAGGAAGTAAAGTATTATATATCGCACCATTTAGGTCATTAGCTTATGAGATTGAAAATTCATTAGACGAAATATTTCATAGTATCGGAATATCCGTATCACACCTTTATGGTGGTAGCTTATTTAGTAAACTTGACGAGAAAGTAATTGACGAATCTGATGTAATTATAGCAACACCAGAGAAAGCAAAAGCTATGCTTAGAGGTAACAATGAAATTCTGAATCAAATAAAACTTGTTGTTATAGATGAAGGTCATTTGCTTGGAGCAGATAAACGACTTATTGTAAATGAAATTTTTTACGAAGAGTTAAGATATTTTATTAAACAGAATACTGGCAGATTTTTATTATTATCGGCGGTTCTTCCTAATGCTGAAGATTTAGCAGAATGGCTTACTGACTCAAAGGAAAACGTTTTTAAAGAAAATTGGAGACCTTCAGATGAACGTTTAGGTGTACTTCAATGGAATGGTAGTTCTGTTGATTTAAACTGGAAAAGTATTGATACAGAAAGGAATTCTTTTAACCCTAAATTTATACAAAGTATAGAACAACCACTAATAGGTAGACAAACTAGAAAAAGATATTTTCCTGAGACAAAAAATCAAGCAATTGCTAGCACAGCTTATAAACTTAGAACCTTCGGTCCTGTTTTAATCTTTGTTGGACAAAAAAGGTCTGTTTTTACTATTGCACGAGAATATGATAAATGTTTGGTTGATGAAACAGCTTTTGTATTTAAAAATCAAAATGATTGGAGTGCGTTTGAGCTAGCCTGTATTGAATCTTATGGTAAAGACTCAGAATGGTTAAATTTTGCTAGAAAAGGTATCTTATGCCATAATGCTGATTTATTATCAGATGTTAGATTACCACTTGAAAGGTTAATGAGTAAAGAAAAACCTAGAGTTATAATTGCAACTTCAACTTTAGGTCAAGGCGTTAACTTAGGCGTATCTACAGTAATATTCTCGACATTATATCAAGCTGGAAATCTAATTACTTCTAGAGATTTTTGGAATATTGCAGGAAGAGCTGGAAGAGCATTTGTCGACCACGAAGGGAAGATTTTAGTAGCATTAGATACTGTAAATAAAAAATTAAGAAAAATTAATTGGGAAAGAAACCTAATATTCGACTACTTTGACAAAGCAAAAATTGATAATGCCCAAAGTGGATGCTTAGAGTTAATTAAATATCTAAAAAGAGAAGCCGAATCAAATGATATTTCTTTCGTGAAGTTAATTGAATTATTAGCTGACAATAATATCTCTGAGATTAAAAGTGATTCCGAAGAAACAAATAATTTACTTGATTGGATTGACGATGGGTTATTATCATTACACGACATTAATAGTCTTGATAATAATGATTACGAATGGACAGATGATTATTTCAGAAACTCTCTAGCTTATATTCAAGCTGAACAATCCGAAGATATTACGGGAGAACAAGTTATTCAGTTTTTAAAGGCAAGAACAAAAGGAATTGTTGCAAAAGTAGGTGAAGACAGAACTAAATGGAAATCAATAATTAAATCAGGCATACCTTTAAATAGTGACTTGCAAATCGAAGAAAAATTAGAGTTACTAATTAGTATTACTCGAGAGTATTTAGCAGGTGAAAATAATATTGATAATAAAATAAATCTACTTAAAAATATTGAAAACGAAATTAATGATATCAATGTTCTTTCTGAAGAGTTTATAGAAAGTGTAAATCAAGATGAAATAAGAGAAAAATGGTTAAAGGCAATTCCTTTATCAGAGATAGCACCTCTTGAGCAAGCAACTAGTATTGTGACAAAATATTATTCATATAGTCTTCCTTGGGTTTTAAATGGAATCTCAAAAAAATTAAAGAACAAGGAACTCGACATAGAATCAGAAACAATTGAGGAATTATCAATTCTAGTTGAACTCGGTTTACCAAATTTAGTAAGTGTAAAAATTTATCAATCAGGTATTAGGTCAAGGTCTTCAGCTTATGAAATTAGTGGTTTATACGACAATGAATTATGGGATAAAAGCATCAAATTTTATAAGAATGATTTAATCAATAGTTTAGAAGAATATAAAGATTTGATTTCTGAAGGAGCATTTAAATGGCTTGTGCTATTATCTAAATTTTCGAAAAGAGAAATTAGTATTTTACAGACAGTACATAATTTTACATTTCCTGATAAGCACAAGATAACTACTCGTTTATTTGCTAAGAAAATTAATGGAATACAATATTTAGCAAGTCCTGATTATAAACTAATTGAAGATATAAATACTTCTGAAATAGATTTCTCTTCTGTAAATGATGTTGACGGTGTCTTTTTTGATTATGATGAAAGTGATGGACTTTGGAAAATGATTAATTTAAACCCATATTTAAAATTTGAGGAATGA
- a CDS encoding putative quinol monooxygenase produces MKSTIVKFTAKPEHATSFAATLKEAQAATQKEAGNKEIKVFVSNTDANVFFVYERWADKAAITSHDNEPHTKKLMKVGQTALAGAPDFYLLGDTNPLPDHSKSANAEDEVFIIFFIFKLKTAFRAQLLNQFEDHITHTRKEEKGNILFDLYTVDDQDDTLAVYEHWRKESDVWDIHFHQPYAEKTGKLMEEAVIGDLKQYMNFVTEI; encoded by the coding sequence ATGAAAAGCACAATAGTAAAATTCACAGCAAAACCAGAACACGCAACTAGTTTTGCAGCAACCTTAAAAGAAGCACAAGCAGCAACACAAAAAGAAGCTGGTAATAAAGAAATTAAAGTATTTGTATCGAATACAGATGCCAATGTATTTTTTGTTTACGAACGTTGGGCAGACAAAGCAGCAATAACATCTCACGATAACGAGCCGCACACAAAGAAGTTAATGAAAGTTGGACAAACTGCATTAGCAGGTGCTCCAGATTTTTATTTATTAGGGGATACCAATCCGTTACCAGACCATTCTAAATCTGCAAACGCAGAAGATGAAGTATTTATCATTTTCTTCATTTTTAAGTTGAAAACAGCATTTAGAGCACAACTTTTAAATCAGTTTGAAGATCACATTACACATACTAGAAAAGAGGAAAAAGGAAACATTCTTTTTGATTTATACACAGTAGACGACCAAGACGATACATTGGCTGTTTATGAGCATTGGAGAAAAGAATCTGATGTTTGGGACATTCACTTTCACCAACCATACGCAGAAAAAACGGGTAAACTTATGGAAGAAGCTGTTATTGGTGATTTAAAGCAGTATATGAATTTTGTAACTGAAATTTAA
- a CDS encoding ester cyclase → MKKVQLTVVLIGAILFASCTDNSAELKKLNENITNLESKIEVQNQEQATLEANKKVVTDFYQDLFGNQNYQNMDKYVGPVYIQHNPNVADGREALKEMLPIWLKDAPKFKLNFNLIVAEKDLVFVQVITNKEGDRTSTMDVFRITDGKISEHWDAFNTFNKGDKSANDNPLF, encoded by the coding sequence ATGAAAAAAGTACAACTAACAGTAGTATTAATTGGTGCTATCTTATTTGCATCTTGTACAGACAATTCTGCGGAATTAAAAAAATTAAATGAAAACATTACAAATTTGGAATCTAAAATAGAAGTTCAAAATCAGGAGCAAGCGACTTTAGAGGCAAACAAAAAAGTAGTAACAGATTTTTATCAAGACCTCTTCGGAAACCAGAATTATCAAAACATGGATAAATATGTTGGTCCAGTTTACATTCAGCACAACCCTAATGTTGCAGATGGTAGAGAAGCGCTTAAAGAAATGTTACCTATTTGGTTAAAAGATGCTCCTAAATTTAAACTCAACTTCAATCTTATTGTTGCAGAAAAAGACCTAGTTTTTGTACAAGTAATTACAAATAAAGAAGGTGATAGAACCTCTACAATGGATGTTTTTAGAATTACAGACGGTAAAATTTCTGAACATTGGGATGCGTTTAACACCTTCAATAAAGGAGATAAATCTGCGAACGATAATCCTTTATTTTAA
- a CDS encoding NAD(P)H-dependent oxidoreductase: MKNIFIINGSHPFAHSGGRFNETLFNDTMGYFDSNENFAVKSTQVGDDYDAKEEVEKFKWADIVIYHTPIWWFQIPFGFKKYIDEVFTEGHQNGIYKSDGRSRTNPDINYGTGGLMHGKKYILTTSWNAPKTAFTLENEFFDQKSVDEGVMFGFHRMNAFTCMELIGTHHFHDMEKNADVPLELENYSGFLNKIILKM; the protein is encoded by the coding sequence ATGAAAAATATATTTATAATAAATGGAAGTCATCCATTTGCACATTCTGGAGGTCGATTTAACGAAACACTTTTCAATGATACAATGGGTTACTTTGATTCAAATGAGAATTTTGCTGTAAAATCTACTCAGGTTGGTGATGATTATGATGCAAAGGAAGAAGTAGAAAAATTTAAATGGGCAGATATCGTTATTTACCACACCCCAATTTGGTGGTTTCAGATTCCATTTGGTTTCAAAAAATATATCGATGAAGTTTTTACCGAAGGTCATCAAAACGGAATTTATAAAAGCGACGGAAGAAGCAGAACAAATCCAGATATCAACTACGGAACTGGTGGATTAATGCACGGAAAAAAATACATACTCACCACTAGTTGGAACGCACCCAAAACAGCTTTTACCTTAGAAAATGAGTTTTTCGATCAAAAAAGTGTTGATGAAGGGGTTATGTTTGGGTTTCACAGAATGAATGCTTTTACATGTATGGAATTGATAGGTACACACCATTTTCACGATATGGAAAAAAATGCAGATGTACCTCTGGAGTTAGAAAATTACAGTGGCTTTTTAAACAAAATTATTTTGAAGATGTAA
- a CDS encoding NADP-dependent oxidoreductase, with protein sequence MKAIVLTKAGGVENLHLSEIDIPQINDDEILIKTAAISLNPADVKPKYSDEMLNMIYGTERPLILCWDISGTITKVGKNVSQFKEGDRVFGMANFPGKGGAYAEYVSTPASGFAKIPEAISFVDAAAATLAALTALQTLKGRIKEEDKVLIQGGSGGVGHFAVQIAKAMNAYVITTASGDNKEFIKSLGADELIDYKTQNFEEEVSNLDFVLDIFGGEILEKSMSLLKPEGILVSTLLQEIPEELEQKAKKRNVELHGIVVNSNSEDINTIASMLEAGTLKPHIHKLFPFEKMREAHTVVEKGGLTGKVVVTI encoded by the coding sequence ATGAAAGCTATAGTATTAACAAAAGCAGGAGGTGTAGAAAATTTACATTTAAGTGAAATAGACATACCTCAAATTAATGATGATGAAATTTTGATAAAAACAGCTGCAATTTCATTAAACCCTGCAGATGTTAAACCAAAGTATTCTGATGAAATGCTAAATATGATTTACGGAACAGAAAGACCGTTAATTCTTTGTTGGGATATTTCTGGGACAATTACTAAAGTTGGTAAAAATGTGAGTCAATTTAAAGAAGGAGATAGGGTTTTTGGTATGGCAAATTTCCCTGGTAAAGGCGGTGCTTATGCAGAATATGTATCCACACCAGCATCAGGTTTTGCTAAAATTCCAGAAGCTATTTCATTTGTAGATGCAGCAGCAGCAACTCTTGCAGCATTAACAGCACTTCAGACTTTAAAAGGAAGAATAAAAGAAGAAGATAAAGTTTTAATACAAGGTGGTTCTGGCGGAGTTGGTCATTTTGCTGTTCAAATAGCCAAAGCAATGAATGCTTATGTTATTACTACAGCTTCAGGTGATAATAAAGAATTTATAAAATCTTTAGGAGCAGATGAGCTTATAGATTACAAAACTCAAAACTTTGAAGAGGAAGTTTCTAATCTAGATTTCGTTTTGGACATTTTTGGAGGAGAAATTCTAGAAAAATCAATGTCTTTATTAAAGCCTGAGGGTATTTTAGTATCTACTTTATTACAAGAAATACCTGAAGAATTAGAGCAAAAGGCAAAAAAACGTAATGTGGAACTACACGGTATTGTTGTTAATTCTAATAGTGAAGACATTAATACAATTGCATCTATGTTGGAAGCAGGAACCCTAAAACCGCATATACATAAGCTATTTCCTTTTGAAAAAATGAGAGAAGCACACACTGTTGTTGAAAAAGGAGGATTGACAGGAAAAGTGGTTGTCACCATTTAA
- the nfsB gene encoding oxygen-insensitive NAD(P)H nitroreductase: MNLTDILKDRYSVKQFDATKKISDADFKQVKDVLRLSPSSINLQPWHFLIADTPEGKARIAKGTQGFFHFNTPKVLDASHVIVIAARTNADDVYMASILEQEDKDGRFAAQEFKDQMHGGRMLFADIHKYDLKDLPHWMEKQVYLNMGSLLLGVAALGIDACPMEGVDVKALDEEFGLREKGYTALAVVSLGYRKDTDFNAKLPKSRFSEETIITKL; the protein is encoded by the coding sequence ATGAATTTAACAGATATTTTAAAAGACCGTTACTCTGTAAAACAGTTTGATGCTACTAAAAAGATCTCAGATGCAGATTTTAAACAAGTAAAAGATGTATTACGTTTAAGTCCATCAAGTATAAATTTACAACCTTGGCATTTTTTAATTGCAGATACTCCAGAAGGGAAAGCTCGTATTGCAAAAGGCACACAAGGATTTTTTCATTTTAATACGCCTAAGGTTTTAGATGCCTCTCACGTAATTGTTATTGCTGCTCGCACAAATGCAGATGATGTTTATATGGCTAGCATTTTAGAGCAAGAAGATAAAGACGGTCGTTTTGCTGCACAAGAATTTAAAGACCAAATGCACGGTGGACGTATGTTGTTTGCAGATATTCATAAATACGACCTTAAAGATTTACCACATTGGATGGAAAAACAAGTCTATTTAAATATGGGGTCTCTTTTATTAGGAGTTGCTGCTTTAGGTATAGACGCTTGCCCAATGGAAGGTGTAGATGTTAAAGCTTTAGATGAAGAATTCGGCTTACGTGAAAAAGGGTATACAGCATTAGCTGTTGTGTCTTTAGGATATAGAAAAGATACCGATTTTAATGCGAAGCTTCCAAAATCGAGATTTTCAGAAGAAACCATAATTACCAAATTATAA